The following proteins come from a genomic window of Polaribacter dokdonensis:
- the hpf gene encoding ribosome hibernation-promoting factor, HPF/YfiA family — protein MTINFEYHDVEGSERLEAYTTEKLEKLYNKFQMIVRADVFFKTENTSSDNTGMICNIRLSVPGPRLFAEASHDNFISSINESVKDLDTQLTKKKDKMSTY, from the coding sequence ATGACAATTAATTTCGAATATCATGATGTAGAAGGTAGTGAAAGATTAGAAGCATATACCACAGAAAAACTAGAAAAATTATATAATAAATTTCAAATGATTGTAAGAGCTGATGTTTTCTTTAAGACAGAAAACACCTCTTCAGACAATACAGGAATGATTTGTAATATTAGATTAAGTGTTCCTGGACCACGTTTATTTGCTGAAGCAAGTCATGATAATTTTATTAGTTCTATTAATGAATCTGTAAAAGATTTAGATACACAGTTAACTAAGAAAAAAGATAAAATGTCTACTTACTAA
- the hisF gene encoding imidazole glycerol phosphate synthase subunit HisF produces MLTKRIIPCLDIKNGRTVKGVNFVNLIDAGDPVVLAKQYADLGADELVFLDIAATLENRGTTLDMVLKVAEQVNIPFTVGGGISSVEHVNALLKCGADKVSINSSAVKRPDLINELSDKFGSQCVVVAIDAKQVDGEWLVHLAGGTIPTDINLFEWAKEVEKRGAGEILFTSMNNDGTKAGFANEALAKLSTELNIPIIASGGAGSVKHFIDTFVEGKSDAALAASVFHFGEIPIPELKQELKDNNIPIRL; encoded by the coding sequence ATGCTTACAAAAAGAATAATTCCTTGTTTAGATATTAAAAACGGACGAACTGTAAAAGGTGTCAATTTCGTTAATTTAATTGATGCAGGAGATCCAGTAGTTTTAGCAAAACAATATGCAGATTTAGGCGCAGATGAGCTTGTTTTTTTAGATATAGCTGCAACTTTAGAAAATAGAGGTACAACCTTAGACATGGTTTTAAAAGTTGCTGAGCAAGTAAATATTCCATTTACTGTTGGTGGTGGAATTTCTTCTGTAGAGCATGTAAATGCCTTATTAAAATGTGGTGCAGATAAAGTTTCTATAAATTCCTCAGCCGTAAAAAGACCAGATTTAATTAATGAATTATCAGACAAATTTGGAAGCCAATGTGTGGTTGTAGCAATAGATGCTAAACAAGTTGATGGTGAGTGGTTAGTACATTTGGCAGGAGGTACAATTCCTACAGATATCAACCTATTTGAATGGGCTAAAGAAGTTGAAAAACGTGGAGCAGGAGAAATTTTGTTTACCTCAATGAATAATGATGGTACTAAAGCAGGTTTTGCAAATGAAGCTTTAGCTAAACTATCTACTGAATTAAATATACCAATTATAGCTTCTGGTGGTGCAGGTTCTGTAAAGCATTTTATAGATACTTTTGTAGAAGGAAAATCTGATGCAGCATTAGCTGCAAGTGTATTTCACTTTGGAGAAATTCCTATACCTGAATTAAAACAAGAATTAAAAGATAATAATATTCCAATTCGATTATAA
- a CDS encoding YqaE/Pmp3 family membrane protein yields the protein MSILTIILSILLPPVAVILEKGLGKDFLINLLLTILGWLPGVIHAFYVNSK from the coding sequence ATGTCAATTTTAACAATAATACTAAGTATTTTATTACCACCAGTAGCCGTAATTTTAGAAAAAGGGCTTGGTAAAGATTTTTTAATTAATCTTTTATTAACCATTTTAGGTTGGTTACCAGGTGTAATACATGCATTTTATGTAAACAGTAAATAA
- a CDS encoding NAD(P)H-dependent oxidoreductase, with protein sequence MKRVLVLFAHPKFEKSKVNKELIEEIKDLDDVTIHDLYEEYPDFHVDVNREKELLENHDIIIWHHPFYWYSCPPLMKQWIDIVLEFNWAYGPEGNALKGKICLNTITTGGSKEMYCSEGNNSFTVRQFLRPFEQTATLCGMTYFSPFTVMGTHKLQENKLLEAKVKYKKVIKLLQNGLDVNDFDSSAFLNEIPQLNS encoded by the coding sequence ATGAAGAGAGTACTAGTATTATTTGCACATCCTAAATTTGAAAAATCAAAGGTTAATAAAGAATTAATTGAGGAAATTAAAGATTTAGATGATGTAACAATTCATGATTTGTATGAAGAATATCCAGATTTTCATGTAGATGTTAATCGCGAAAAAGAACTCTTAGAAAATCATGATATTATTATATGGCATCATCCTTTTTATTGGTACAGTTGCCCTCCATTAATGAAACAATGGATTGACATTGTACTTGAGTTTAATTGGGCTTATGGCCCTGAAGGAAATGCTTTAAAAGGCAAAATATGTTTAAACACAATAACTACAGGTGGCTCTAAAGAAATGTATTGTTCAGAAGGAAATAATAGTTTTACTGTAAGACAATTTTTACGACCATTTGAACAAACTGCAACTTTATGTGGTATGACTTATTTTTCTCCTTTTACAGTAATGGGAACACATAAACTGCAAGAAAATAAATTGTTAGAAGCTAAAGTAAAATACAAGAAGGTTATAAAATTATTACAAAATGGTTTAGATGTAAATGATTTTGATTCATCAGCTTTTTTAAATGAAATACCACAATTAAATTCTTAA
- a CDS encoding type 1 glutamine amidotransferase domain-containing protein gives MKILFVLTSHDKLGDTGKKTGFWIEEFAGPYYTLLDKGVEITLATPKGGKAPIDPSSDTEDASTEDTKRFKSDEKAQNLINNTHKLAEMNPLDFDAVFYPGGHGPLWDLANDAESITLIETFYAQEKPVSFVCHAPAALKSVKTKNGEPLVKGKKVTGFTNSEEEAVNLVDVVPFLVEDMLQENGGIYSKKEDWAAYAIQDGLLITGQNPASSKLVAEKLYDTVKNQ, from the coding sequence ATGAAAATATTATTCGTACTAACATCACATGATAAACTTGGTGATACAGGTAAAAAAACAGGGTTTTGGATTGAAGAATTTGCTGGCCCATATTACACTTTATTAGATAAAGGTGTAGAAATTACATTGGCTACTCCTAAAGGAGGAAAAGCACCAATTGATCCTAGTAGTGATACTGAAGATGCAAGTACAGAAGATACTAAACGTTTTAAAAGTGATGAAAAGGCACAAAATTTAATTAATAATACGCATAAGTTAGCAGAAATGAATCCTTTAGATTTTGATGCTGTTTTTTATCCTGGAGGTCATGGTCCTTTATGGGATCTTGCCAATGATGCTGAATCTATTACTCTTATAGAAACTTTTTATGCGCAAGAAAAACCTGTTTCTTTTGTATGTCATGCTCCAGCAGCATTAAAAAGTGTAAAGACAAAAAATGGAGAACCATTAGTTAAAGGTAAAAAAGTAACAGGATTTACAAACTCTGAAGAAGAAGCTGTAAACTTAGTAGATGTTGTGCCTTTCTTAGTAGAAGATATGCTACAAGAAAATGGTGGGATTTATTCTAAAAAAGAGGATTGGGCAGCATATGCAATTCAAGATGGCTTATTAATTACTGGTCAGAATCCTGCTTCATCTAAATTAGTCGCAGAGAAATTGTACGATACTGTAAAGAATCAGTAG
- a CDS encoding DUF5694 domain-containing protein has product MKSQITLFTLLLVSIFNLFAQEPQKEVVIIGTMHTVPKIVKNSYKPMLRFAKKYNPEAIYVESPMANDSISWNYLRDGWSKNYKSFYAKSEEMKTNFQIDLKKFKELESKKMSDLSSSEIDYLINSYMYNRDNGNYELMSYIKKYGLKGATKPTRHEDGDLTYKLAIHQDLKVKNMDDQQTNGIYHSAWNKCAREGSKNGNNAANSKLYKKDYNSAILPAIFRRLGKHTNNRKSLNRLHKMSSFNYVLQDTEGCKEGRKYWNERNKRMAANIVNQIAESNNTRNLVVVGAAHVIGLEEELKRKNPNLKVILMNEY; this is encoded by the coding sequence ATGAAATCTCAAATTACTTTATTTACCTTATTACTTGTTTCAATTTTTAATTTATTTGCACAAGAACCACAAAAAGAAGTTGTTATTATTGGTACAATGCATACTGTCCCAAAAATTGTAAAAAACAGCTATAAACCCATGTTACGTTTTGCAAAAAAATACAATCCTGAAGCAATTTATGTAGAATCGCCAATGGCAAATGATAGCATTTCTTGGAATTATTTAAGGGATGGATGGTCTAAAAATTATAAATCTTTTTATGCAAAGTCTGAAGAAATGAAAACTAATTTTCAAATCGATTTAAAAAAATTTAAAGAACTAGAAAGCAAAAAAATGTCTGATTTATCATCATCAGAAATAGATTACTTAATTAATTCTTACATGTACAATAGAGATAATGGAAATTATGAGTTAATGAGTTACATTAAAAAATATGGTTTAAAAGGCGCTACAAAACCTACAAGACATGAAGATGGAGATTTAACATACAAATTGGCCATTCATCAAGATCTAAAAGTAAAAAATATGGATGATCAGCAAACAAATGGAATTTATCATTCTGCTTGGAATAAATGTGCTAGAGAAGGAAGTAAAAATGGTAACAATGCTGCTAATTCCAAATTATACAAAAAGGACTATAATTCAGCCATTTTACCAGCAATATTTAGAAGACTAGGAAAACATACAAATAATAGAAAATCTTTAAACAGACTACATAAAATGAGTTCTTTTAATTATGTATTACAGGACACTGAAGGTTGTAAAGAAGGTAGAAAATATTGGAATGAAAGAAATAAGAGAATGGCTGCAAACATTGTAAATCAAATTGCAGAATCTAACAACACCAGAAATTTAGTTGTAGTTGGTGCTGCACATGTTATTGGTTTAGAAGAAGAATTAAAAAGAAAAAATCCTAATTTAAAAGTAATTCTAATGAATGAGTATTAA
- a CDS encoding NAD(P)H-dependent oxidoreductase: MKTPNISKEEILNAFNYRHATKEFDATKSVSDEDIEFILKTANLSPSSFGFEPWHFVVVQNKELRELLKPVAWGAPLKLDTASHFILGLSMKAPMIKHGASYINHILDDVKQMPKEVKEMYGRFYREFQERDFNLDTDKKLFDWSSKQTYIALGNMLTSAALIGIDSCPIEGFHQEKAEALLQDKFDIDITKYGLSFMAAFGYRKADPEHPKTRRDLSEMISYKN, translated from the coding sequence ATGAAAACACCCAACATATCAAAAGAAGAAATTTTAAATGCATTTAATTATAGACATGCAACAAAAGAGTTTGATGCCACAAAATCTGTTTCAGATGAGGATATCGAATTCATTTTAAAAACTGCTAACTTATCTCCAAGTTCATTTGGTTTTGAACCTTGGCATTTTGTAGTTGTTCAAAATAAGGAGTTAAGAGAATTACTAAAACCTGTAGCTTGGGGTGCTCCTCTTAAATTAGATACAGCAAGTCATTTTATTTTGGGTTTGAGCATGAAAGCTCCAATGATTAAGCATGGTGCTTCGTATATCAATCATATATTAGATGATGTAAAGCAAATGCCTAAAGAAGTTAAAGAAATGTATGGTAGATTTTATAGAGAGTTTCAAGAAAGAGATTTTAATTTAGACACAGATAAAAAGTTGTTTGATTGGTCTTCTAAACAAACCTATATAGCTTTAGGTAATATGCTAACTTCAGCTGCTTTAATTGGTATAGATTCTTGTCCAATAGAAGGTTTTCATCAAGAAAAGGCTGAAGCTTTATTACAAGATAAGTTTGATATTGATATTACAAAATATGGCCTATCATTTATGGCTGCATTTGGATATCGAAAAGCAGATCCTGAACATCCAAAAACAAGAAGAGATTTATCAGAAATGATTAGTTATAAGAATTAA
- a CDS encoding LytTR family DNA-binding domain-containing protein — MLQQKYPFDSSLKHHFIIALGLALWIFIFLYFTEPLDVNEFGSTEKLIYLPLYGLLGALCYSLFLPIQNYLYQKNKKNWYVKTELLFFVIFILVAIVAARLFYLYVVKPDRNPYSMQYHLTAIILPALATILPIIIFGRFAFGKYKNKQTEAKKIEIKGEGSYEGLRLFFNDIVCVKSSDNYVEVFYKVNSEIKKSLIRNKLSIVAEEFPSLLRTHRSYLINPYHFLQWKTEKSKLFVLLFHHIEVPVSRTYQNDVKDVLNSTTE, encoded by the coding sequence GTGTTACAACAGAAATATCCTTTTGATTCCTCTTTAAAGCACCACTTCATTATTGCTTTGGGATTGGCTTTATGGATTTTTATTTTCTTATATTTTACGGAACCATTAGATGTTAATGAATTTGGAAGCACTGAAAAACTAATATATTTACCTTTATATGGCTTACTAGGTGCTCTTTGTTACTCTTTGTTTCTTCCTATTCAGAATTATTTATATCAGAAAAACAAAAAGAATTGGTACGTAAAAACTGAGTTGTTATTTTTTGTGATTTTTATTTTAGTGGCTATTGTAGCTGCAAGGCTTTTCTATTTATATGTAGTAAAACCAGATAGAAACCCCTACTCTATGCAATATCATTTAACAGCTATAATTTTACCAGCTTTGGCAACCATACTTCCTATTATCATTTTTGGAAGATTTGCATTTGGAAAATATAAAAACAAACAAACAGAAGCTAAAAAGATAGAAATTAAAGGAGAAGGTAGTTATGAAGGTTTACGGTTATTCTTTAATGATATTGTTTGTGTAAAATCTTCAGACAATTATGTAGAAGTTTTCTATAAAGTAAATTCAGAGATTAAGAAAAGTTTAATTCGAAATAAGTTGTCTATTGTAGCAGAAGAATTTCCATCGCTTTTAAGAACTCATCGTTCTTACTTAATTAATCCTTATCACTTTTTACAATGGAAAACCGAAAAAAGTAAATTGTTTGTTCTGTTATTTCACCACATAGAAGTGCCAGTCTCTAGAACCTATCAAAATGATGTAAAAGACGTTTTGAATTCTACCACAGAATAA
- a CDS encoding DUF6503 family protein, with product MKIDIKILFITLIFAISCNTKNNEKEVSKTIVEHNNKGLKLVAQLVEKVGSYKDLLNKNDVIYTYTYTTPDGKADVSTEKYLFDGELSYGKYEKHERTLTNLVGTIEQGYDGAEFWLKNEGEIIRDSIALNRVKFNRPTNFYWFTMFQKLLDPNLIYEYLGEQIINKISYDIVRISFESKDEKPTDIYQIYINKETQLVDQFLFTVADFGVIQEPYIMQMEYEKVDGMLIPSKRKYKKSTWDAIITQEPWITVNWTDISFNNGLTESDFKK from the coding sequence ATGAAAATAGATATAAAAATCTTATTTATAACCTTGATTTTTGCTATTTCTTGCAATACAAAAAATAATGAAAAGGAAGTATCTAAAACTATTGTAGAACATAATAACAAGGGTCTTAAGTTGGTAGCACAACTAGTCGAAAAAGTGGGTTCTTATAAAGACTTACTTAATAAGAACGATGTCATCTACACATACACTTACACAACTCCTGATGGAAAAGCTGATGTTTCTACTGAAAAATATTTATTTGATGGAGAGCTTTCTTATGGTAAATATGAAAAGCATGAAAGAACTTTAACCAATTTAGTAGGAACTATTGAACAGGGTTATGATGGTGCAGAGTTTTGGTTAAAGAATGAAGGTGAAATAATAAGAGATAGTATTGCTTTAAATCGTGTTAAATTTAACAGACCAACCAACTTTTATTGGTTTACAATGTTTCAAAAATTATTAGATCCTAATTTAATTTATGAGTATTTAGGTGAACAAATTATTAATAAAATTTCTTATGATATTGTAAGAATTTCATTTGAATCTAAAGATGAAAAACCTACAGATATATATCAGATATATATAAATAAAGAAACTCAATTAGTAGATCAATTCTTATTTACTGTAGCCGATTTTGGAGTTATTCAAGAACCATATATTATGCAAATGGAGTATGAAAAAGTGGATGGCATGTTAATACCAAGTAAAAGAAAATATAAGAAATCTACTTGGGATGCCATTATTACTCAAGAACCATGGATAACTGTAAATTGGACCGATATTTCTTTTAATAATGGTTTAACCGAAAGTGATTTTAAAAAATAA
- the hisA gene encoding 1-(5-phosphoribosyl)-5-[(5-phosphoribosylamino)methylideneamino]imidazole-4-carboxamide isomerase, giving the protein MRIIPAIDIIDGKCVRLTKGDYNTKKIYNENPLEVAKEFEASGIEYLHVVDLDGAKASEIINYKTLEQIASKTNLKIDFGGGLKSDKDLEIAFNSGANQITGGSIAVKNPTIFESWISKYGSDKIILGADFYPDNSGGKIATNGWQEESSLALIPFVKEYQNKGIQYVICTDISKDGMLQGPSFNVYSELLSKVNPLKLIASGGISTFDELPKLAENGCEGVIIGKAIYENKISLKQLENFILNK; this is encoded by the coding sequence ATGAGAATAATTCCAGCAATAGATATTATAGATGGTAAGTGCGTTCGACTTACAAAAGGCGATTACAATACCAAAAAAATATATAATGAAAATCCTTTAGAGGTTGCCAAAGAATTTGAAGCTTCAGGTATTGAATACTTACATGTAGTAGATTTAGATGGTGCAAAAGCAAGTGAAATTATCAACTATAAAACTTTAGAACAAATTGCTTCTAAAACCAATTTAAAAATAGATTTTGGTGGGGGTTTAAAATCTGATAAAGATTTAGAAATTGCCTTTAATTCTGGTGCAAATCAAATTACAGGTGGAAGTATAGCTGTTAAAAATCCTACTATTTTTGAAAGTTGGATTTCTAAATATGGTTCAGATAAAATTATTTTAGGAGCCGATTTTTATCCAGATAATTCAGGAGGAAAAATTGCAACAAATGGTTGGCAAGAAGAAAGTAGTTTGGCTTTAATTCCTTTTGTAAAAGAGTATCAGAACAAAGGAATTCAATATGTAATTTGTACGGATATTTCTAAAGATGGAATGTTGCAAGGACCAAGTTTCAATGTATATTCAGAATTATTATCAAAGGTAAACCCCTTAAAACTAATTGCTTCTGGTGGAATTTCAACTTTTGATGAATTGCCAAAATTAGCAGAAAATGGTTGTGAAGGTGTTATTATTGGTAAAGCCATTTATGAGAATAAAATCAGTTTAAAGCAATTAGAAAATTTTATTCTTAACAAATAG
- the hisIE gene encoding bifunctional phosphoribosyl-AMP cyclohydrolase/phosphoribosyl-ATP diphosphatase HisIE: MTIDFNKNNDGLVPAIIQDATTKNVLMLGYMNQEAYNKTIDTNKVTFYSRSKKRLWTKGEESGNVLELVDIKNDCDNDSLLIQVHPKGPTCHTGSDTCWKEENTSNFGFLSTLENVISERVANKETKKSYVASLFDKGINKIAQKVGEEAVETVIEAMDNNDDLFLYESADLLFHYIMLLQAKGFTLKDIEAELIKRQK, from the coding sequence ATGACAATAGATTTTAATAAAAATAACGATGGTTTAGTGCCTGCAATAATTCAAGATGCTACAACAAAAAATGTCTTAATGTTGGGCTATATGAACCAGGAAGCTTACAATAAAACAATAGATACAAATAAAGTTACCTTTTATTCTAGATCTAAAAAAAGACTATGGACTAAGGGTGAAGAAAGTGGTAATGTTTTAGAATTGGTTGATATTAAAAATGATTGTGATAATGATTCTTTATTGATTCAAGTTCATCCAAAAGGACCAACTTGTCATACAGGCTCTGATACTTGTTGGAAAGAAGAAAACACATCAAACTTTGGTTTTTTATCAACCTTAGAAAATGTTATTTCTGAGAGAGTTGCCAATAAAGAAACTAAAAAATCTTATGTGGCCAGTTTATTTGATAAAGGAATTAATAAAATTGCTCAAAAAGTAGGAGAAGAGGCTGTAGAAACAGTTATTGAAGCTATGGATAATAATGATGATTTGTTCCTTTATGAGTCAGCAGACCTACTATTTCATTACATTATGTTATTACAAGCTAAAGGATTCACTTTAAAAGATATAGAAGCTGAATTAATAAAAAGGCAAAAATAA
- a CDS encoding redoxin domain-containing protein codes for MIKPREKTPDLKINLVNDTKWSLHEQSPENFTLIIFYRGIHCPVCKKQLEQLKKKMDDFTERGVNLIAISADTEEKAKKAYKDWDIESLPVGYDLPIEEGRKWGLFVSKGISDKEPDTFLEPGLFLIDKEQKVYWQSIQSMPFGRPEFRDVLNGIDYILKEGYPARGEA; via the coding sequence ATGATTAAGCCAAGAGAAAAAACACCCGATTTAAAAATAAATTTAGTAAACGATACAAAATGGAGCTTGCATGAGCAAAGTCCAGAAAATTTTACACTTATTATTTTCTATAGAGGAATCCATTGTCCTGTTTGTAAAAAGCAGTTAGAACAATTAAAAAAGAAGATGGATGATTTTACAGAAAGAGGAGTAAATTTAATAGCCATTAGTGCAGATACAGAAGAAAAGGCAAAGAAAGCTTATAAGGATTGGGATATAGAGTCTCTACCTGTAGGTTATGATTTGCCAATTGAAGAAGGTAGAAAATGGGGATTATTTGTGTCTAAAGGAATTAGCGATAAAGAACCAGATACATTTTTAGAACCTGGTTTATTTCTAATTGATAAAGAACAAAAAGTATATTGGCAATCCATACAATCTATGCCTTTTGGAAGACCTGAGTTTAGAGACGTTTTAAACGGAATAGATTACATTCTTAAGGAAGGATATCCTGCAAGAGGAGAAGCATAA
- a CDS encoding EamA family transporter — protein MKLKNSKVLIVLSFISIYIIWGSTYLFNKIAVTELPPFFLASIRFFVAGILMVIMALILKHPLKITKKQILNSAIASFFFLVYGNGVFVWALRYVDSGFGALIASTQPLFVLFLLRLMDRKPFQKKSIIGVVLGMFGMYLLVSQKELITSEDTLLGIFMMLTCVLSWSYGSVFVSKADLPKSFLVTTGYQMLVAGTCLFFMSVGFNETWISPINWSFEVKIAMSLLVVFGGIIAFTAFNYLLKKVSPEKVSTSAYVNPVIALFMGWYFLDEKLSTQSIIASGILLTGVYFITSRKRK, from the coding sequence ATTAAACTGAAAAATTCTAAGGTTTTAATAGTTTTATCATTTATCTCCATTTACATTATTTGGGGATCTACTTATCTATTTAATAAAATAGCAGTTACAGAATTACCTCCATTTTTTTTGGCCTCAATTCGTTTTTTCGTTGCTGGTATTCTAATGGTAATTATGGCTTTAATTTTAAAGCATCCTCTTAAAATAACTAAAAAGCAAATTTTAAATTCTGCTATTGCTTCTTTCTTTTTTCTAGTTTATGGAAATGGGGTTTTTGTATGGGCCTTAAGATATGTAGATAGTGGTTTTGGGGCTTTAATAGCATCCACACAACCCTTGTTTGTTTTATTTTTATTAAGGTTGATGGATAGAAAGCCTTTTCAAAAAAAATCTATAATTGGCGTAGTTTTGGGCATGTTTGGTATGTACTTATTAGTAAGCCAAAAAGAGTTAATTACTTCAGAAGATACATTATTAGGTATTTTTATGATGTTAACTTGTGTTTTAAGTTGGAGCTATGGTAGTGTGTTTGTATCTAAAGCAGATTTGCCAAAAAGCTTTCTGGTTACCACAGGCTATCAAATGCTAGTAGCAGGTACATGCTTGTTTTTTATGAGTGTAGGCTTTAATGAAACTTGGATTTCTCCTATAAATTGGAGTTTTGAAGTTAAAATAGCTATGTCTTTACTTGTTGTATTTGGAGGTATAATTGCTTTTACCGCTTTTAACTATTTACTTAAAAAAGTAAGCCCAGAAAAAGTATCTACTTCTGCCTACGTAAATCCTGTAATTGCCTTATTTATGGGTTGGTATTTCTTAGATGAAAAACTAAGTACACAATCAATTATTGCATCAGGTATTTTACTTACTGGTGTTTATTTTATCACTTCTAGAAAAAGGAAATAA
- a CDS encoding winged helix-turn-helix transcriptional regulator, whose protein sequence is MHTFKGKEYPCCASLTMGVIGGKWKTVILYHLMNEPLRYNQLRKEMPSVTERTLSIQLKKLEEDGIVKRKVYTTRPPLKVEYSLTKFGKTLIPLIKAIADWGDFAISEQSKPIA, encoded by the coding sequence ATGCATACTTTTAAAGGAAAAGAATACCCTTGTTGTGCAAGTTTAACTATGGGCGTTATTGGTGGAAAATGGAAAACTGTAATTTTATATCATTTAATGAATGAGCCATTAAGATACAATCAGCTTAGAAAAGAAATGCCATCTGTTACAGAAAGAACTTTAAGTATTCAATTAAAGAAACTAGAAGAAGATGGCATTGTAAAACGAAAAGTTTATACAACAAGACCTCCTTTAAAAGTAGAGTATTCTTTAACCAAATTTGGTAAAACTTTAATTCCATTAATTAAAGCCATTGCTGATTGGGGAGATTTTGCTATTTCTGAGCAATCAAAGCCAATAGCGTAA
- a CDS encoding alkene reductase: protein MTKEFLLQNFNNITDLPLNNRVVMAPMTRSRANNKGNVPTDDLHGVYYEQRASAGLIITEGSQVSERAVGYINTPGIYSKQQVEGWKKVTKRVHAKGGKIFIQLWHVGRISHPDFHDGELPLAPSALNANETVYTPEGEKNTVTPKAMTKDDINQTIEDIKNAAVNAIKAGFDGVEIHSSNGYLFHQFFNKTSNVREDEYGGSIENRARFFFEVLDAVKEAIPEKKIGVRFNPSLHGIFGMELDEETIPTFEYIMKKLNDYKLAYVHLSEPFNDVSDVEYAVENIAEHFRPIYNGTIIINAGFNQKSANKVIEEGNADLVAFGKPFISNPDLVERFDRNQDLADWNQDTFYTPGKEGYTDYPKLEVNKQ from the coding sequence ATGACAAAAGAATTTTTATTACAAAATTTTAACAATATAACAGATTTACCTCTTAACAATAGAGTTGTAATGGCACCTATGACAAGAAGTCGTGCAAATAATAAGGGCAATGTACCAACAGATGATTTACATGGTGTTTATTATGAGCAAAGAGCATCTGCAGGTTTAATTATTACTGAAGGATCTCAGGTTTCAGAAAGAGCTGTGGGTTATATCAATACACCAGGTATCTATTCTAAACAACAAGTAGAAGGTTGGAAAAAAGTTACAAAAAGAGTGCATGCTAAAGGAGGTAAGATTTTTATTCAATTATGGCATGTTGGTCGTATTTCTCATCCTGATTTTCATGATGGAGAATTACCATTAGCACCTTCTGCATTAAATGCGAATGAAACTGTATATACTCCTGAAGGAGAAAAGAATACAGTTACTCCAAAAGCAATGACAAAGGATGATATAAACCAAACTATTGAAGACATTAAAAATGCAGCAGTTAATGCAATAAAGGCAGGTTTTGATGGTGTAGAAATACATTCTTCAAACGGATATTTATTTCATCAATTCTTTAATAAAACTTCTAATGTAAGAGAAGATGAATATGGAGGAAGTATTGAAAATAGAGCACGTTTCTTTTTTGAAGTTTTAGATGCTGTAAAAGAAGCAATACCTGAAAAGAAAATAGGAGTAAGGTTCAACCCTTCATTACATGGGATTTTTGGAATGGAATTGGATGAAGAAACGATACCAACATTCGAGTATATTATGAAAAAGTTAAATGATTATAAATTGGCTTATGTGCACTTATCAGAACCTTTTAATGATGTTTCTGATGTAGAATATGCTGTTGAGAATATTGCAGAACATTTCAGACCAATTTACAATGGTACTATTATTATCAATGCAGGTTTTAACCAAAAATCGGCAAATAAAGTCATTGAAGAAGGTAATGCAGATCTAGTAGCATTTGGTAAACCTTTTATTTCTAATCCAGATTTGGTAGAACGATTTGATAGAAATCAGGATTTAGCAGATTGGAATCAAGACACATTTTATACTCCAGGAAAGGAAGGATATACAGATTATCCAAAATTAGAAGTAAATAAACAATAA